A portion of the Sphingobacterium spiritivorum genome contains these proteins:
- a CDS encoding acyl-CoA dehydrogenase family protein — MSKAIKGGEFVIRETPYTDIFIPEEFDEEARMIRQTCLDFLDTEVLNKLERIDAQEEGLMPSLMDKAGELGLLGVSIPEEYGGFGKNFNTSMLVADAVGSGYSFAVALSAHTGIGTLPILYYGNAEQKAKYIPKLASGEWKASYCLTEPNSGSDANSGRTSAKLNVEGTHYIINGQKMWITNGGFADIFIVFAKIDDDKNLTAFIVEKDFGGITMNPEEHKLGIKGSSTRQIFFNDCAVPVENMLSDRENGFKIAVNILNIGRIKLGAATIGSSRGVLTQAIKYANERVQFNLPISKFGAIRYKIAEAAIRLFAVESATYRAGQNIDDAYDALVAGGMDEAKAKLKSVEQFAIECAIIKVWGSEMLDYVVDEGVQIYGGMGYSADAPMERAYRDSRINRIFEGTNEVNRLLVVDMLLKRAMKGELDLMGPATAVAGELMSIPDFGDEDETPFAAEKKILANLKKAGLLIAGAAVQKLMMSLSKEQEILMNIADIIGYVYVSESVLLRAEKIFHTQGADAAAYATDIAKVYLYTAIDKINAAGKEALYSFGEGDELKMMLVGLRRFTKAEPFNIKDARQRIAKKLIEENKYCF, encoded by the coding sequence ATGAGCAAAGCAATCAAAGGCGGTGAATTTGTGATTAGAGAAACACCGTATACAGATATTTTTATTCCGGAGGAATTCGATGAAGAAGCAAGAATGATACGTCAGACTTGTCTGGATTTTCTGGATACTGAAGTTCTCAATAAACTGGAGCGTATAGATGCACAGGAAGAAGGCTTAATGCCAAGTCTGATGGATAAGGCTGGCGAACTTGGCTTGTTGGGCGTGTCGATACCTGAAGAATATGGTGGTTTCGGTAAGAATTTTAATACATCCATGTTAGTTGCAGATGCCGTTGGTTCAGGTTATTCATTCGCAGTGGCTTTATCTGCCCATACCGGAATTGGTACTTTACCGATTCTTTATTATGGAAATGCAGAGCAGAAAGCAAAATATATTCCTAAACTGGCTTCCGGAGAATGGAAGGCTTCATACTGCCTGACGGAGCCTAACTCCGGATCGGATGCAAATTCAGGGCGTACATCAGCGAAACTGAATGTAGAAGGTACTCATTATATTATCAACGGTCAGAAGATGTGGATCACCAACGGGGGATTTGCAGATATCTTTATCGTTTTTGCTAAGATTGATGATGATAAAAATCTGACAGCATTTATTGTGGAGAAAGATTTTGGTGGTATTACGATGAATCCTGAAGAACATAAGTTAGGTATCAAAGGTTCGTCTACGCGTCAGATCTTTTTTAATGACTGCGCTGTTCCTGTAGAAAATATGCTTTCAGACCGTGAAAACGGATTCAAAATTGCCGTTAATATCCTGAATATCGGACGTATCAAACTGGGGGCAGCCACTATTGGATCATCAAGAGGTGTGTTGACACAAGCCATCAAGTATGCAAATGAACGCGTTCAGTTTAACCTTCCTATTTCAAAGTTTGGGGCTATCCGCTATAAAATTGCAGAAGCGGCTATTCGTCTGTTTGCGGTAGAATCAGCTACATACCGTGCCGGACAAAATATTGACGATGCCTACGATGCTTTGGTTGCAGGAGGAATGGATGAGGCAAAAGCTAAACTAAAATCTGTGGAGCAGTTTGCTATCGAATGTGCTATTATCAAAGTCTGGGGATCTGAGATGCTGGATTATGTTGTAGATGAAGGCGTACAGATATATGGAGGTATGGGCTACTCAGCAGATGCTCCTATGGAAAGAGCTTATCGTGACTCTCGTATCAACCGTATTTTTGAAGGAACAAATGAAGTAAACCGTCTTTTGGTGGTGGATATGTTATTGAAGCGTGCGATGAAAGGGGAGTTGGATCTGATGGGACCGGCAACAGCTGTTGCAGGCGAACTGATGTCTATTCCTGATTTCGGAGATGAAGATGAAACACCATTTGCAGCAGAGAAAAAAATATTGGCAAATCTTAAAAAAGCAGGGTTGCTGATTGCAGGTGCAGCTGTTCAGAAACTGATGATGTCTCTATCTAAAGAACAGGAAATCCTGATGAATATTGCAGATATAATCGGTTACGTATATGTATCCGAATCTGTCCTGCTACGTGCAGAGAAAATCTTCCATACACAGGGAGCAGATGCAGCAGCTTATGCTACCGATATTGCTAAAGTGTATCTGTATACTGCGATTGATAAAATAAATGCTGCGGGTAAAGAAGCACTTTATTCATTTGGAGAAGGAGATGAATTAAAAATGATGCTGGTAGGTCTGCGCAGATTTACAAAGGCAGAACCATTTAATATTAAAGATGCTCGTCAGCGTATTGCCAAAAAGCTGATTGAGGAGAATAAATATTGTTTTTAA
- a CDS encoding porin family protein, whose protein sequence is MKPIYYILTIFLVIVSITAKAEEHFPADTVFGKIRFTAAIGTKVGGSAPLSLPAEIRKIRSYAPAHPFFVGVKALYDIDKKWGVSLGLTFEGKGMNTEATVKGYKTTFNANDDPSENMRGYYTGDISTNVQNLYLSIPIQATYNISDKWDLQAGPYIAFAVKKRFFGTATNGYMRNIDPTGEKINIDVAEYDFEKSVRTVDVGMSLGSHYNFSRRYFALAQFDYGFNNIMKTGFESISFGLHNIFLNVGVGIKL, encoded by the coding sequence ATGAAACCTATATATTACATATTAACAATCTTTTTGGTTATTGTTTCAATAACAGCAAAGGCCGAAGAACATTTTCCTGCGGATACAGTATTCGGGAAAATAAGATTTACTGCAGCGATCGGAACGAAAGTCGGTGGCTCTGCACCTTTATCTCTTCCAGCAGAGATTCGCAAAATCAGAAGTTATGCTCCTGCTCATCCCTTTTTCGTTGGAGTAAAGGCTTTGTATGACATCGATAAAAAATGGGGCGTAAGTCTCGGTTTGACATTTGAAGGTAAGGGTATGAATACGGAGGCTACTGTAAAAGGGTATAAAACTACCTTTAACGCAAATGATGATCCTTCAGAAAACATGAGAGGATATTATACCGGTGATATTTCGACTAATGTGCAGAATCTCTATCTCTCCATTCCCATTCAGGCTACTTATAATATATCTGACAAGTGGGATTTGCAGGCTGGTCCATATATTGCATTTGCCGTTAAGAAGCGATTTTTTGGGACTGCTACAAACGGATATATGAGAAATATAGATCCTACAGGAGAAAAGATTAATATAGATGTTGCAGAATATGATTTTGAAAAGAGTGTACGTACGGTTGATGTCGGAATGAGTCTTGGCTCTCACTATAATTTTTCCAGACGCTATTTTGCACTGGCACAGTTCGATTACGGATTTAATAATATTATGAAGACAGGATTCGAGAGTATAAGCTTTGGTCTGCATAATATTTTCCTGAATGTAGGAGTAGGAATCAAACTGTAA
- a CDS encoding acetyl-CoA C-acyltransferase — protein MEAYIVAGYRTAVGKAPRGGFRFTRADDLAADVIRHLVASVPNLNKEEIDDVIVGNAMPEAEQGLNVARLISLMGLQTDKVPGVTVNRYCASGLETIATAVAKIKSGMADCIIAGGVEVMSGMPFGGWKIVPNPEVAKENPDWYWGMGLTAEAVAKEYNVNREDQDKFSLRSHQRAVEAIKNGHLKDGVVPITVKENYLEDGKIATREYIVDTDEGPRADSTLEVLSKLKPVFAADGCVTAGNSSQTSDGAAFVLVVSEQKMKELNLQPIARLVSYAVAGVPPRIMGIGPIYAIPKALKQAGLNLQDIDLIELNEAFASQSLAIIRELGLDEEKVNVNGGAIALGHPLGCTGAKLTVQVLNELKRRNKKYGMVTMCVGTGQGAAGIFELL, from the coding sequence ATGGAAGCTTACATTGTAGCAGGATATCGTACCGCAGTCGGGAAAGCTCCGAGAGGAGGATTTCGATTTACACGGGCGGATGATTTAGCGGCAGATGTTATCAGGCATTTGGTTGCCTCAGTGCCCAATCTCAATAAAGAAGAAATAGACGATGTAATTGTCGGTAATGCAATGCCGGAAGCGGAACAGGGCCTGAATGTAGCCCGCCTAATCTCGTTGATGGGCCTGCAGACAGATAAAGTTCCGGGTGTAACCGTCAACCGTTATTGTGCATCCGGATTGGAAACGATTGCAACAGCTGTAGCAAAGATCAAATCCGGAATGGCAGATTGTATTATTGCCGGAGGAGTGGAAGTGATGTCCGGTATGCCATTCGGAGGCTGGAAGATTGTGCCCAATCCGGAAGTTGCGAAAGAAAACCCGGACTGGTATTGGGGTATGGGGCTAACAGCAGAAGCTGTTGCTAAAGAATATAATGTGAACCGTGAAGATCAGGATAAATTTTCTTTACGATCGCATCAGCGTGCTGTCGAAGCGATCAAAAATGGTCATCTGAAAGACGGGGTCGTTCCTATTACTGTCAAAGAGAACTATTTGGAAGACGGTAAAATAGCGACACGGGAATATATTGTAGATACAGACGAGGGACCTCGTGCGGATTCGACACTGGAAGTTTTATCCAAATTAAAACCCGTATTCGCAGCAGACGGCTGTGTGACTGCCGGTAATTCTTCACAGACATCCGACGGCGCAGCTTTCGTACTGGTTGTTTCGGAGCAAAAGATGAAGGAATTAAACCTGCAACCTATCGCACGTTTAGTGAGTTATGCTGTCGCCGGAGTGCCTCCCCGTATTATGGGAATAGGTCCGATTTATGCCATTCCAAAAGCGTTGAAGCAGGCAGGATTAAATCTGCAGGATATTGATCTGATTGAGCTGAATGAAGCATTTGCTTCACAATCTTTGGCGATTATACGTGAATTGGGACTGGATGAAGAAAAAGTAAATGTAAATGGAGGAGCTATTGCATTAGGACATCCGTTGGGATGTACCGGTGCTAAGCTAACCGTACAGGTACTGAATGAACTGAAGCGTCGTAACAAAAAATATGGTATGGTCACCATGTGTGTGGGTACAGGACAGGGAGCAGCAGGAATATTTGAGTTATTATAG
- a CDS encoding PorP/SprF family type IX secretion system membrane protein: MNTYQINRPIISCYLTFIILLSSSVAFAQQVPLASGFFTDKYLQNSAKYGISAENSLLLGIRNNVANNHANQNEQLINLNLNRNTHGFGAGIHNINSGSFKHTSLQASYAHHLLFDNPGYMLSLGTSLSYTSENIDLKKIEGETNDPTLLDFNRRTNKLDLDLGVAYSVSDFDIQLSVNNILAKKTTYFLVNKSRIFSSVSYAIETASHLRFSPQVSYRKLLNDNDVLDLGGAVAFNPNFQLFALYHSNQNITTGMNLNVKKFKFNFAYLKGTSGIQRNTAECLEFALGYRW, from the coding sequence ATGAACACATATCAAATCAACAGGCCTATCATTTCCTGTTATTTAACCTTCATCATACTCTTATCTTCATCTGTAGCATTTGCACAACAAGTACCTTTAGCTTCGGGATTTTTTACAGATAAATACCTGCAAAACTCAGCTAAGTATGGTATTTCTGCTGAAAACTCGTTGCTCTTGGGAATCCGCAATAATGTTGCAAACAACCATGCAAACCAAAATGAGCAATTAATAAATTTAAACCTGAACCGTAATACACATGGTTTTGGTGCAGGAATTCATAATATAAATTCCGGATCATTCAAACATACCAGTTTACAGGCTTCTTATGCTCATCATTTACTATTTGATAATCCGGGGTATATGCTGAGTCTGGGGACTTCACTAAGTTATACAAGTGAAAATATCGATCTCAAAAAGATTGAGGGGGAGACCAACGACCCCACACTATTGGATTTTAACAGAAGAACCAATAAACTGGATCTGGATCTCGGTGTTGCGTATAGCGTTTCAGATTTTGATATACAGCTCTCTGTCAATAACATTCTGGCAAAGAAGACCACTTATTTTCTGGTTAATAAAAGCAGAATCTTTAGTAGTGTCAGCTACGCAATAGAAACAGCAAGTCATCTTCGGTTTTCTCCTCAGGTATCTTACCGGAAATTATTAAATGACAATGATGTTCTTGATCTGGGTGGAGCCGTTGCTTTCAATCCAAACTTTCAGCTGTTTGCACTCTACCACAGCAATCAGAACATAACAACAGGAATGAATCTGAACGTTAAGAAGTTTAAGTTTAATTTTGCTTATCTGAAAGGTACATCTGGAATTCAGAGAAATACCGCAGAATGCCTGGAATTTGCCTTAGGTTACCGATGGTAA
- a CDS encoding 3-hydroxyacyl-CoA dehydrogenase/enoyl-CoA hydratase family protein, with protein MNNRSIKKVAVLGSGVMGSRIACHFANIGLEVLLLDIAPKELLPAEEAKGLTLDSKPVRNRIVNLSLETAIKSNPSPIYSKSFVKRIKTGNFDDDMKDIAHADWVIEVVVERLDIKKSVFEKVEQFRKKGTLITSNTSGIPIHLMTEGRSEDFKDHFCGTHFFNPPRYLQLLEIIPTPHTKKEVVDFLMEYGDKFLGKTVVLCKDTPAFIGNRIGVYSMLALTHLVEPLGLTVEEVDKYTGPAMGHPKSATFRTADVVGLDTLVNVANGLAQNAPEDEAKGVFQLPGFITKMVENKWLGEKTKKGFYEKVKDAKGNSEILSLNLKTLEFGSQEKVKSQTLEATKQVEDIRKRMKVYEQGKDKAAELFRAMHYPLFEYVSNRVPEITDDFFRIDDAMRAGFGWEIGPFEVWDALGVRETIEKIKAEDKRLPGQTGEVAAWVHDMLNAGHESFYKVENGVRHYYDIASKSYKAIPGAEDLIVLDHIRETKTIWKNSGVSIIDLGDGIINCEFHTKMNTIGGDVIQGLNKAIDLAEKEYRGLVISNDGKNFSAGANIGMIFMMAVEQDYDELNMAVRAFQNTSMRIRYSSIPVVAAPFQLALGGGCEFSMHADFVQLHAETYMGLVEFGVGVIPGGGGSKEFALRASDEYKDDQIVQNTLKDRFLTVGQAKVSTSAVEAFELGYLEEGKYSITMNRARLLADAKAKALELADAGYIQPAPRNDIKVLGKQGLGIVYVGASSMRAGNYISDHDKKISEKLGWVMCGGDLSAPTEVSEQYLLDLERKAFLELCAERKTLERIQFMLTKGKALRN; from the coding sequence ATGAATAACAGAAGTATTAAAAAAGTAGCCGTTTTAGGTTCTGGAGTGATGGGGTCAAGAATTGCCTGTCATTTTGCCAATATCGGACTGGAAGTTTTGCTTTTGGATATTGCGCCAAAGGAATTGCTGCCGGCAGAAGAGGCGAAAGGGCTTACTCTGGACAGCAAGCCGGTACGCAACCGCATCGTCAACTTATCGTTGGAGACCGCAATTAAATCCAATCCGTCACCTATTTACAGTAAGTCATTTGTCAAAAGGATCAAAACAGGAAATTTTGATGATGATATGAAAGATATCGCCCATGCAGACTGGGTGATAGAAGTTGTTGTTGAACGTCTGGATATTAAAAAATCCGTATTTGAAAAAGTAGAGCAATTCCGTAAAAAAGGAACGTTAATCACTTCCAATACATCCGGTATTCCTATTCATTTGATGACGGAAGGAAGAAGTGAGGATTTCAAGGATCATTTCTGCGGAACACACTTTTTTAATCCGCCACGTTATCTGCAGTTGTTAGAAATTATTCCTACACCTCATACCAAAAAAGAGGTTGTAGACTTCCTGATGGAATATGGTGATAAATTTTTAGGTAAAACTGTGGTTTTATGTAAAGATACACCAGCCTTTATCGGAAATAGAATAGGCGTATATTCCATGTTGGCACTGACGCATCTGGTCGAACCTCTGGGGCTGACTGTTGAGGAAGTTGATAAATACACAGGTCCTGCAATGGGACACCCCAAATCAGCTACTTTCCGTACAGCAGATGTGGTAGGACTGGATACATTGGTAAATGTTGCCAATGGTTTAGCGCAGAATGCACCGGAAGATGAAGCAAAAGGAGTCTTTCAATTACCCGGTTTCATCACGAAAATGGTTGAAAACAAGTGGTTGGGAGAGAAAACCAAAAAGGGTTTTTATGAAAAAGTAAAAGATGCAAAAGGCAATTCGGAAATACTTTCTCTAAATCTGAAAACACTTGAATTCGGATCTCAGGAAAAAGTGAAATCACAGACGCTGGAGGCGACGAAGCAGGTAGAAGATATCCGCAAACGGATGAAAGTCTATGAGCAGGGTAAAGATAAAGCTGCGGAGTTGTTCAGAGCGATGCACTATCCATTGTTTGAATATGTGTCTAACAGAGTTCCTGAGATTACAGATGACTTTTTCCGTATCGATGACGCCATGCGTGCAGGCTTTGGATGGGAAATAGGACCTTTTGAAGTATGGGATGCATTAGGCGTAAGAGAGACCATTGAGAAAATCAAAGCAGAAGACAAGCGTCTTCCCGGACAGACCGGTGAAGTTGCAGCCTGGGTACATGATATGCTGAATGCCGGACACGAGTCCTTTTATAAGGTGGAGAATGGGGTAAGACATTATTATGATATTGCATCCAAGTCTTATAAAGCAATACCGGGTGCCGAAGATCTGATTGTGTTGGATCATATCCGCGAAACAAAAACAATCTGGAAAAATTCAGGAGTTTCGATTATAGATCTTGGCGATGGTATCATTAATTGTGAATTCCATACGAAGATGAATACTATCGGTGGAGATGTTATTCAGGGACTCAATAAAGCCATTGATCTGGCCGAAAAAGAGTATCGTGGATTAGTAATCTCTAATGACGGAAAGAACTTTTCAGCAGGTGCCAATATCGGGATGATCTTTATGATGGCTGTGGAGCAGGATTATGATGAACTGAATATGGCTGTGCGTGCTTTTCAGAATACTTCTATGCGTATCCGTTATTCTTCAATTCCGGTGGTAGCGGCTCCGTTTCAGCTTGCTCTCGGTGGAGGATGTGAATTTTCTATGCATGCGGATTTCGTTCAGCTCCATGCGGAGACTTACATGGGACTGGTCGAATTTGGTGTCGGTGTGATTCCGGGAGGAGGAGGTTCCAAAGAATTTGCATTGCGGGCTTCTGATGAATATAAAGATGATCAGATCGTTCAGAATACATTGAAAGATCGTTTCCTTACAGTGGGTCAGGCAAAAGTTTCTACTTCTGCCGTCGAAGCATTTGAACTTGGGTATCTGGAGGAAGGCAAATATTCCATTACGATGAACCGGGCACGTTTGCTGGCAGATGCAAAAGCCAAAGCATTAGAACTGGCAGATGCCGGATATATACAGCCTGCTCCGCGTAATGATATTAAAGTTCTCGGTAAACAGGGCTTAGGTATCGTATATGTTGGTGCAAGCTCCATGCGTGCCGGTAATTATATCTCTGATCATGACAAGAAAATTTCAGAAAAATTAGGCTGGGTAATGTGTGGAGGAGATTTGTCAGCACCTACGGAAGTTTCAGAGCAATATCTGCTTGATCTGGAAAGGAAAGCATTTTTAGAGCTGTGTGCTGAGCGTAAAACACTGGAAAGGATTCAGTTTATGCTGACTAAGGGTAAGGCATTAAGAAATTAA
- a CDS encoding MarR family winged helix-turn-helix transcriptional regulator: protein MSQDNTIDYFMKTGWQTVANKYNTIASQYGFTQAAGYILINIHKEGTPVSQIANLTGVKTTSLSRVLNNLETLGFIYREASDVDKRSVKVYLTELGKEKRKIAKDVVRSFNQYLEANISARERAQLIKTLIKINELAKDYQGELQSNAADNIAAT from the coding sequence ATGAGTCAGGATAATACAATTGATTATTTCATGAAAACCGGTTGGCAGACTGTGGCCAATAAATACAATACGATCGCATCGCAATACGGTTTTACGCAGGCTGCCGGGTATATCTTGATCAATATACATAAGGAAGGCACTCCTGTTTCGCAGATTGCAAATTTGACAGGTGTCAAAACAACCAGCTTATCCAGAGTGTTAAATAATCTGGAGACCTTAGGTTTTATTTACAGGGAAGCCAGTGATGTGGATAAGCGGTCTGTCAAGGTTTATCTGACAGAGCTGGGTAAAGAGAAGCGAAAAATTGCTAAGGATGTGGTCCGTAGTTTTAATCAATATCTGGAAGCAAATATCAGTGCCAGAGAACGGGCTCAACTGATTAAGACGCTGATCAAAATAAATGAACTGGCAAAGGATTATCAGGGAGAACTACAATCAAACGCTGCGGATAATATTGCCGCAACATAA
- a CDS encoding RNA polymerase sigma factor codes for MDIEKEFIGLITSNQAIIHRICCMYVDNRTDREDLFQEIVLQSWKSFKSFRGDSRFQTWLYRVGLNTAITYIKRDRKHMHAELQFTQESYCEIIYQENEEILAMYRAIGQLSKIEKALVALYLEDYSYKEIGDTMGMTANHVAVKISRIKEKLKELSKKQLSL; via the coding sequence ATGGACATCGAAAAAGAATTTATCGGATTAATAACTTCCAATCAGGCCATTATCCATCGCATATGCTGCATGTATGTGGACAACAGAACGGACAGAGAGGATCTGTTCCAGGAAATAGTACTGCAAAGCTGGAAGTCTTTCAAAAGCTTCAGAGGCGACTCAAGGTTCCAGACCTGGCTATATCGCGTTGGGCTGAATACGGCAATCACGTACATAAAGCGGGATCGCAAACATATGCATGCGGAGCTGCAGTTTACACAGGAAAGCTATTGCGAAATCATCTATCAGGAGAATGAAGAGATTCTGGCTATGTATCGGGCGATTGGGCAGCTTTCAAAAATCGAGAAGGCACTCGTTGCTCTTTATCTGGAAGACTACAGTTATAAAGAAATCGGAGATACAATGGGTATGACAGCCAATCATGTGGCTGTTAAAATATCCCGGATCAAAGAAAAATTAAAGGAACTCAGTAAAAAACAACTATCATTATGA
- a CDS encoding isopenicillin N synthase family dioxygenase: MALVNIPRLDLLNYTSGSKEQREQFIQDIGKAFNETGFVTIANHGLSKELIDELYQVVPAFFALPDDIKYQYEFPELAGQRGYTTKGREKAKDSKTPDLKEFWQRGQTIVGEEYSKTDFPDNPEVNELPRFNTITAEVYKKLEDTGRELLKAIATYLDLEENYFEQYVINGNSILRAIHYFPILHPEELAPDAVRAGAHEDINLITLLIGASADGLEVLTKDGEWYPIKAKGEDIVINVGDMLQRLTNNKLKSTTHRVVNPPVEKMGTSRFSIPFFLHPKSSMSLACLSSCIDEKHPKAYPDYTAGEYLDERLREIGLKM, translated from the coding sequence ATGGCATTAGTTAACATACCCAGATTAGATTTACTGAATTACACTTCAGGTTCTAAGGAACAACGCGAACAATTTATTCAGGATATTGGTAAAGCTTTTAATGAAACCGGCTTTGTGACAATCGCCAATCATGGTCTTTCCAAAGAGTTGATTGATGAATTGTATCAGGTGGTTCCCGCATTTTTTGCTCTTCCTGATGACATCAAATATCAATATGAGTTTCCTGAATTGGCAGGACAACGTGGCTACACTACAAAAGGACGTGAAAAAGCTAAAGACTCCAAAACTCCGGATCTGAAAGAATTCTGGCAGCGCGGCCAAACGATTGTAGGGGAAGAATATTCAAAAACAGATTTCCCGGATAATCCTGAGGTCAACGAGTTACCTCGTTTCAATACGATTACTGCAGAAGTATATAAAAAACTGGAAGATACAGGCCGGGAGCTATTAAAAGCTATCGCAACTTATCTTGATCTGGAAGAAAATTATTTCGAGCAGTACGTTATCAATGGAAATTCCATTCTGAGAGCAATTCACTATTTCCCTATATTACATCCTGAAGAACTCGCACCGGATGCTGTACGTGCAGGAGCACATGAAGATATCAACCTTATCACACTTTTGATTGGAGCCAGCGCAGACGGTCTGGAAGTATTGACTAAAGACGGAGAATGGTACCCGATTAAAGCTAAAGGAGAAGATATTGTGATCAATGTCGGTGATATGTTGCAAAGATTGACAAATAACAAACTAAAATCTACTACACACAGGGTTGTCAATCCTCCTGTAGAAAAAATGGGAACTTCAAGATTTTCAATTCCGTTTTTTTTACACCCTAAATCTTCCATGAGTCTGGCTTGTCTTTCGTCTTGTATTGATGAGAAACATCCTAAAGCATATCCGGATTATACTGCTGGCGAATATTTAGATGAACGATTAAGAGAAATTGGCTTAAAGATGTAA
- a CDS encoding DUF3472 domain-containing protein, whose amino-acid sequence MILKFFRISLLLLFIFLCQTLNAQEKTFTIPANKAYAVPYTPDEKEVGVSIPVGYPEDKGSVSNWTNKNRSVVWYLYQTAGTYTLDFDNTTTKGKNLTFNLAMNPCYVPLQISPSQTQIVFKGEGKQSLTSAGTIRINQTGYYKYELSPQSEPSNAIVIHNLIFKSATDNAHVNQTDYQSTPSVHINFSSSAATTKSYNWLYEEINVPQGGDPLHTFYMAIGFYRGYLGIQTNSKTERRVLFSVWDSKDAEHDASTTQHDYVSLVDRSEATTVNSFGGEGTGGQSYVKSANWKTGETVAFLMNVLPQDNNSVILSAWYKLASQEQWNYIASWRAPKENKYFNGFHSFLENYGYPNGQLRREADYFNAWGKEDESGKWINFNKVRFSNTDGKEGQRIDYEQGVSPRNPKYFYMSSGGYTPTVKTANEVPLATQSPLTDLSTFENRVKEALNNEALHKNSVKGKTLKKK is encoded by the coding sequence ATGATATTAAAATTTTTCAGAATCAGCCTGCTATTGCTGTTCATATTCCTCTGTCAGACATTAAATGCACAGGAAAAAACATTTACCATTCCCGCAAACAAAGCCTATGCGGTCCCTTACACTCCTGATGAAAAGGAAGTGGGAGTATCTATTCCGGTAGGCTATCCGGAGGACAAAGGCAGTGTTTCGAACTGGACTAACAAGAACCGCAGTGTTGTCTGGTATCTCTATCAGACTGCCGGAACTTACACGCTGGATTTCGACAATACTACTACAAAAGGCAAAAACCTGACTTTTAACCTGGCAATGAACCCATGCTATGTTCCATTGCAAATCTCACCTTCTCAAACACAGATTGTCTTTAAAGGAGAAGGTAAACAAAGCCTGACATCAGCCGGAACTATCCGGATAAATCAGACCGGTTATTATAAGTATGAGCTTTCTCCTCAATCCGAACCCTCCAATGCGATTGTGATTCATAACCTGATATTCAAAAGTGCAACGGACAATGCACACGTCAATCAGACCGATTATCAGTCTACACCTTCTGTTCACATCAACTTTAGCTCATCAGCAGCTACAACAAAATCATACAACTGGCTTTATGAAGAAATAAATGTACCACAGGGTGGAGATCCGCTGCATACCTTCTATATGGCTATTGGTTTCTATAGAGGTTATCTGGGTATACAGACAAATAGTAAAACGGAAAGAAGAGTTTTATTCTCAGTATGGGACAGCAAAGATGCGGAACATGACGCAAGTACGACCCAACATGATTATGTATCTCTGGTAGACCGGTCAGAAGCCACAACAGTCAATTCATTTGGCGGAGAAGGGACAGGAGGACAATCCTACGTCAAATCTGCAAACTGGAAAACAGGTGAAACGGTAGCTTTTTTAATGAATGTATTGCCTCAGGACAACAATTCTGTGATCCTATCGGCGTGGTATAAGCTTGCTTCTCAAGAGCAATGGAATTACATAGCTTCCTGGCGGGCTCCAAAAGAGAACAAATATTTCAATGGATTTCATTCCTTTTTAGAAAATTATGGCTATCCAAATGGTCAGCTTCGCCGTGAAGCAGATTACTTCAACGCATGGGGCAAGGAGGATGAATCAGGTAAATGGATCAATTTTAATAAAGTCCGTTTCAGTAATACAGACGGTAAAGAAGGGCAAAGAATTGATTATGAACAGGGAGTTTCCCCACGTAATCCGAAGTATTTCTATATGTCCAGCGGAGGATATACCCCTACAGTCAAAACAGCAAATGAAGTACCTTTGGCTACCCAGTCTCCACTTACTGATCTTTCAACTTTTGAAAATCGAGTAAAAGAAGCTTTAAATAATGAAGCACTGCATAAAAACAGCGTGAAGGGTAAAACTTTGAAAAAGAAATAA